From one Callithrix jacchus isolate 240 chromosome 2, calJac240_pri, whole genome shotgun sequence genomic stretch:
- the RPS14 gene encoding small ribosomal subunit protein uS11: MAPRKGKEKKEEQVISLGPQVAEGENVFGVCHIFASFNDTFVHVTDLSGKETICRVTGGMKVKADRDESSPYAAMLAAQDVAQRCKELGITALHIKLRATGGNRTKTPGPGAQSALRALARSGMKIGRIEDVTPIPSDSTRRKGGRRGRRL, from the exons ATGGCACCTcgaaaggggaaggaaaagaaggaagaacaggTCATCAGCCTTGGACCTCAGGTGGCTGAAGGAGAGAATGTATTTGGTGTCTGCCATATCTTTGCATCCTTCAATGACACTTTTGTCCATGTCACTGATCTTTCCGGCAA AGAAACCATCTGCCGTGTGACTGGTGGGATGAAGGTGAAGGCAGACCGAGACGAATCCTCGCCGTATGCTGCTATGTTGGCTGCCCAGGATGTGGCCCAGAGGTGCAAGGAGCTGGGTATCACTGCCCTACACATCAAACTCCGGGCCACAGGAGGAAATAG GACCAAGACCCCTGGACCTGGAGCCCAGTCGGCCCTCAGAGCCCTTGCCCGCTCGGGTATGAAGATCGGGCGGATTG AGGACGTCACCCCCATCCCCTCTGACAGCACCCGCAGGAAGGGGGGTCGCCGTGGTCGCCGTCTGTGA